In a single window of the Bactrocera dorsalis isolate Fly_Bdor chromosome 2, ASM2337382v1, whole genome shotgun sequence genome:
- the LOC105226747 gene encoding lysosomal acid glucosylceramidase — MNYIKSEGSAKMIYKILFLLFLNFNYDKFTANASSDCIPRRTKYGLVCVCTADHCDYLENPQPSSNELVVISSSKEGLRFAVSKLNFGEINTKTNAETSLNESNGDFENSAVIVDSRQTFAQLLIDTSELLTSRFTANNPLKLRVNRSVEYQKITGFGGAFTGTVSHLLGQLDQKLQDHIYKSYYHKDGIGFNMLRTPIGGCDFDLAPWAYNEEPRDDPKLSNFQKLDPRDEIKVQQMERLKSVSNLEHLKIMAVAWSSPTWMKTNGQWSGIGLLKTEYYQAWADYHLRFIELMDAKNMPIWAISTGNEPLNGIAFFFFVHFMSLGWIPRNQAVWLNDFLGPTIRKSKFKNVLIFGNDDQRYSYPSWFIQMNRTRPGVLNYLDGLAVHWYWDEMFAPNLIDLTVAQLPGKIVLNTESCIGDKPWQTHGPELGSWERGEQYVRDILHNLQHSYNGWIDWNLVLDEQGGPNYVNNFVDAAVIVNATNRAEIYKQPIFYGMGHFSKFLPEGSVRIEAKLLSVAVEVVAFKRPDQRIAVVLLNSESRAVDVLLTDSVRGEIKINIPAHSWHTIVYN, encoded by the exons ATGAATTACATAAAAAGCGAAGGAAGTGCGAAaatgatttataaaatattatttttattgttcttaAATTTCAACTACGATAAATTTACtg ctAATGCAAGCAGTGATTGTATACCCCGACGGACCAAGTATGGCTTAGTGTGTGTTTGCACGGCGGATCACTGTGATTATTTGGAGAATCCCCAGCCCAGTTCAAACGAGCTTGTAGTAATTTCTTCAAGCAAG GAAGGCCTACGCTTTGCTGTAAGTAAGCTAAACTTTGGCGAAatcaacacaaaaacaaatgcagagACGAGTTTAAATGAAAGCAACGGCGATTTCGAAAATTCAGCGGTGATCGTCGATAGTCGACAAACTTTTGCACAGCTTTTGATCGATACGAGCGAAC TTTTAACTTCCAGATTTACAGCGAACAATCCACTTAAACTACGAGTAAATCGCTCAGtggaatatcaaaaaattacagGCTTCGGTGGCGCATTCACCGGCACAGTTTCACATTTATTGGGACAATTGGATCAGAAGCTTCAAGATCACATTTATAA GTCATATTATCATAAGGATGGTATCGGCTTCAATATGTTACGCACCCCCATTGGTGGCTGTGATTTTGATCTTGCACCTTGGGCTTATAATGAAGAGCCTCGTGATGATCCCAAACtctcaaattttcaaaagttagaTCCTCGCGATGAAATAAAAGTCCAACAAATGGAGCGTTTAAAATCAGTATCCAATTTGGAACACTTAAAAATCATGGCTGTGGCTTGGAGTTCGCCAACTTGGATGAAAACAAACGGACAGTGGTCAGGCATAGGATTGTTGAAGACTGAATATTATCAGGCTTGGGCTGATTATCATCTGAG ATTTATAGAGTTAATGGATGCTAAAAATATGCCGATATGGGCCATATCAACTGGTAATGAGCCGCTTAACGGAatcgcctttttctttttcgtGCACTTCATGAGCCTTGGTTGGATACCAAGGAACCag GCTGTTTGGCTGAATGACTTCCTTGGACCTACAATTcgaaaatctaaatttaaaaatgttctaATATTCGGAAATGACGATCAACGATATTCCTACCCTTCGTGGTTTATTCAA ATGAATCGCACACGCCCAGGTGTTCTTAACTACCTGGATGGCTTAGCGGTACATTGGTATTGGGATGAAATGTTTGCACCCAATCTAATAGATTTAACAGTTGCGCAGTTGCCAGGCAAAATTGTGCTGAATACTGAATCATGCATAGGAGACAAGCCATGGCAAACCCATGGACCCGAACTTGGATCGTGGGAACGCGGTGAACAGTACGTACGTGATATTTTGCACAACCTGCAACATTCCTACAATGGCTGGATCGATTGGAATCTCGTTTTAGATGAGCAAGGTGGCCCGAATTACGTGAATAATTTTGTGGACGCGGCGGTGATTGTGAATGCCACAA ATCGCGCTGAGATATACAAGCAGCCGATATTTTACGGCATGGGTCACTTTTCGAAATTCCTACCCGAGGGCTCGGTGCGTATTGAGGCGAAATTGCTGAGCGTGGCTGTGGAGGTGGTTGCTTTCAAGCGGCCCGATCAACGCATCGCTGTAGTGTTGCtcaatag CGAAAGCCGTGCCGTCGATGTGCTGCTGACTGACAGTGTGCGCGGCGAGATAAAGATCAATATACCAGCGCATTCATGGCACACGATTGTCTATAATTAA